The uncultured Paludibaculum sp. sequence GACCAGAGAGTTCGCGATAGGTCACCAGCGTCTCCGGAGTGCCCTCGGGTCCCAACCGGTCTCCCAAATGCGCCAGGTCGTCCAACCGGTCCAGCAACACCCAAGGCCGGAACCGGACCTGCTCCCGCACCAGTTCGCCCGTCGCCGCAATCCGTCGCCACACCACGGCTCGTCCGTCGCTCTCGGCCCAGACCGACACAATGCCAGGCGTCGGATCCCAGCCCCACAGCCATTCGTCCTCCGCGCGGCGTTGGCCGACGCTGCCTGGTGCCGACTCGTTTTGCATGGGAACTGGACCGCTCATGGAATGCCCGGCGCAGCCGCCTGGCCTATTTTACCTGGTAGGCGGGACCTGCCCGACGCGCGCTGATAGGATATCGCTATGCGCGGTGAAATCGGCTCCTCGGATTCCGCCACAACCATCACGTGGCTCTCCGGCAGGATCCTGACTTTCTTCGACAAACTGGTCCTCCCCGTCATCTGGTTCGGATGTCTCACCTGTGTGCCGCTCTGGGTCTATCTGCAAACGGGCCACATCTCGATCTCCCGCGAGTTCTACTTCATTGTGGCCTTCACGATCGTGGTTACCGTTCTTCTGGCCTGGTTCACCGTCCGGCTGCAGTTAGTGGGCTACCTTGGCCAGGAGTTGGTCATTGCAAACTACTGGCGCGAGGCCCGAATTCCCTTCGAACTGGTGGACGCGGTCGAGTCCGTGTGGTGGTACAAAGGGCGCCTGGTACGCATTCGTTTCCGCACCGCCACTCCATTTGGTGAAGTAGTCTACTACCTGCCCAAATGGGCGCCACTTCGAACGATGTTTTCGCACCCGGAAGAAGACCTGCGGGCGGTCCTGCGAGCCACAGACTGAGCCATCGTCCCTAAGCCGACTCCGGAAACACCATATCCTGGCTGTGCCACCCATTCGCGTCGCAGTACTCCCGGAAGAGGCTGCCGTAGCTCTTCAAAATGTACTGCTCCGGCGAGAACCCCATCTTCACCGCCGTCTCGTCAATCCACTCCGAAGGCCCCTCCAACTCCAGAAAGACGCCGATGGGGGTCTCGTCGAGCACGGCCAGACCAGGCTCGCCCTCTCGCTGGAAGGTCGTCCGATACTTCTCATATCGAAAAGTGGAGGCATACCCGAGCCCATTGAGGATCCCCAGCATGGCCGCACGGTCCGCCACGCAAGTCTCCACCTCGGGCCGGGTCTTGTGCCGGCCGGGCTCAGGCGGCCCCTTGAACGTCAGAATCGTCTCATTCCGAAACTCGCGCAGCCGCAGCAGGCGCCGCGAGTGCAGCAAGTCACCACCCGCGTTATCCAGCAGCACGTTGCTCTCGAACGCGCGCTCATGCAGCGGCGCAAAGCCGGCCCGGTCAAGCGTCTGCAGTGCGGCCTCGGCGGACGAGACCGCCAGCTTAACCTCGATCTCGCGGGGCAGGTCCGGGCCGTGTGATGGTTGGTGCATTCCCTTCAGTATGCCCTTGCTTGTGAATCACATTCATCGCCACGCTGAGCATCGAGGCCACGTCGCCCAGATTGGAGGGCACCACGATGGTGGAACTAGCCTTGGCGATCCGCCCAAACTCCGTAACGTACTGCTCGGCTACCCGCAATTGCACCGCTTCGAATCCACCTGGCTCGTTGATGGCTTGAGCCACTCGCCGCAACCCTTCCGCCGTGGCGCTGGCGATGGAGAGAATCGCCGACGCCTGGCCCTCGGCCTCGTTGATCTGTTGCTGCTTGCGTGCCTCCGAGGCCTTGATCACCTTCTGCTTCTCGCCTTCGGCCGTATTGATGTTGGCGTCGCGATCGGCTTCGGAGTTCAGAATCGTCGCGCGCTTCTCGCGCTCGGCCCGCATCTGCTTCTCCATCGCCGAGAGGATATCCTGCGGCGGGTTGATGCTCTTGATCTCGTACCGCAGCACCTTCACGCCCCACGGCTCGGTCGCTTTGTCCAACTCGCTGACGACCAGTGCGTTGATGTTCGAGCGCTCCTCGAACGTCCGGTCCAGATCGATCTTTCCGATCTCCGAACGTAGCGTTGTTTGCGCCAGTTGCCGGATCGCGAAGCCGAAGTCGGAGATGCCATACGACGCCCGCTCCGGGTTTAGAACCTTCAGATAAAGGATTCCATCCACCGCCACCTGCACGTTGTCCCGAGTGATACACACCTGCTCGGGAATATCAATCGCCTGCTCTTTCAACGAGTGCCGGTAGCGAATGACATCCACAAAGGGCGTCAGGATATGAAAGCCAGCCTGCAGCGTACCCGCATACTTGCCCAGCCTCTCCACAACGAATGCCGACTGCTGAGGAACGACAATCGCCGTTTTGGCGAGAATCGTGATGACTAAAAGGATCAGAACCAGGACGACCAGTAAACCGCCTATTTCCATGTTCTCCTCCAAACTTCGCTAAAGACTGCGCACTTCCAGCGTCAAACCGTCCACTCGTTCCACACGGCAGCGAGTGGACTTCGGAATCGGCGCGTCGCTGACATTTCGGGCGTTCCACGACGTCCCGCGCAACTCAACCTTGCCCATGCCATGCACAGGGATCTCCTCCATCGCGGAGGCAATCTCAGTGGTCAGGTTGTCGACATCGGATACCGGCGTCAGCTTGCGGAATCGGGCCAGCAGCGGCTTGCGGAAGAACAACAATCCGGCGACCGAAGCCGCAACGAACAGCAGTCCCTCCGCCGCCAGGCCGAAATCGTAGCCGAGCATTTTCACCAGGCCCACCAGCAGGGCTCCGGCTCCAAAGAAAATCAGATAGAATCCGCCAGGCGTAAGAATTTCGCCGGCCAGCAGGACGAGGCCGGTCACCAGCCAAAGCCACCAAGCCATCGAATAACTCCCCATACGGAAGGGATCTCCTTCGTGTGCAGATCATAACGCATCGGGACGATGAGCGTGAGGCGCCTCGCGGAGATAAGATAGTTGTGGAATCTAACCCCCTTCGAGGTACGTACCCCATGTCTAACGAAAATACAAACCGCCGGCAGTTCGTGGCCGGAGCGGCAGCTCTGACGCTGGCCTCCAATGCAATGGCCAAGTCGGCCGCCGCGAACAAAATGGCACCCGCCCGTGTGATCGGCGCGAACGACAAAATTAACGTGGCCGTCATCGGCGTCGGTGGACGTGGTGCGTACGTTGCCGACAAGTTCGACAAATACGCCCAGACCGTCAAGCCTGGCGCCTGCCAGATCGTCGGCGTCTGCGACACCTACCAGAAGCGCGTCACCGCCGCTAAGGACCGCTTCAAGTGCAAGGGCACGCTCGACTACCGCGAACTGATCTCCGATCCCGGCGTCGACGCAGTGATCGTCGCCACCCCGGACCACTGGCACGCCCCCATCGCCCTCGCGGCCATGGACAACGGCAAGGACGTCTACCTCGAAAAGCCCATGTGCCACACCGTGGACGAGGTCAAGCAGTTGATGGCCACGGTCAAGGAAACTGGCCGCGTCCTGCAGGTTGGCTCGCAGACCACTTCGGCCGACCAGTGGTGGAAGGCGCGCAAGGCCATCGAAGAAGGCCGCATCGGCAAGATGATCATGAGCCAGGGTAGCTACCATCGCAACTCCACCGAGGGCGAATGGAACTGGAAGATTGATCCTGCCGCCGGCCCCGAAGGCAAAGGTGAGGACTTCATCGACTGGAAGATGTGGCTCGGAAAGGCGCCCAAGCGCTCGTTCGATGCCGATCGCTTCTTCCGCTTCCGCAAGTACTGGGATTACTCCGGCGGCATCGCCACCGACCTGTTCTTCCACGTCATGGCGCCCATGAACATCTGCTGGAGCGAGGCCCAGTTCCCCGTGAAGGTCTCCGGCAGCGGCGGCATCTACCAGTTCAAGGATGAGCGCGAAGTGCCCGATACGTTCCACTTCATGGCCGAATACGCCAAGGGCTTCTCCGTCGTGCTCACCAGCTCGATGGCCAACTCCCAGCACATCCCCGGCCTCATCCGCGGCCACGAAGGAACCATCATCATGGTGGAGCACGGCATGTTCGAAAGCTCGACGCCTTTCATCACCGTCAAGCCCGAAAAGCGCGTGATGAGCGCCGACTACAAGTCCAAGTTCGGCGAAGAAGTCGTCAAGATCGACGTCGAGCAGAAGGACATCATGTTCGAACACATCGGCAACTTCCTGGATTGCGTTCACAGCCGCCAGAAGCCGACCCTCAACGTCGAGACCGCCGGCCACGCTCAGGTCGTCATCACGATGGCCGTACAGAGCTATCGCCAGGGCAAGGTCCTCTACTTCGACGAGAAGAACTTCAAGATCGTCGACAAGCCCGTCAAGGCGTAACTCTTCATCCAGTCCGAAACTCGAGGGCCGGGGCCGCAAGCTCCGGCCCTTCGTGTTTCCGGGCCCGCCATTTGTTTACACCGGCCGCGCTTGACGAATCCGGGCATTTCGGGCCACACTACCATCGACAGTCGATAGGAACGACCATCGATGGGAAAGAAGCCCGCACCCCCGCCAGACCTCGTGCCCGGCACGCTGGAAATGCTCATCCTGAAGACCCTCACCCACGGGCCCATGCACGGCTACGGCATCGCCCAAAGGCTGGAGCAGCTCTCCGAAGGCGTCCTCCAGGTCGGCGAAGGCTCCCTCTACCCCGCCCTTCAGCGCCTGCTGCTGAACGAATGGGCCGAAGCCGAATGGGCCGTCACGGAGAACAACCGCCGCGCCCGCTACTATCGCATCACCGCCGCCGGCCGCCGCCGGCTCGCGCAGGAGCGTGCCGGCTACGACCGCATGAGCGTCGCCATCGCCCGCATCATGGAGGCCGTCTAAACCATGTGCCGCCTCTGGAAACGCCTTCAATGGCTCCGCCACCGCAAGCAGTTCGATGCCGACCTCGCCGAGGAACTCGAGTTCCACCGCCAGCTCAAGCAGGATGAACTCCAGGCCTCCGGCCTCACGGAAAACGAAAGCCGCTACGCCGCTCAACGGCGCATGGGCAACCTGGCGCTCGCCGCCGAGGACGCCCGCGGCATCTGGCTCTGGCACAGCCTGGAAACCCTCTGGCAGGATTTCACCTACGGCCTGCGCGGACTCGCCCGCCACCGCGGCTTTACCCTCACCGCCGTCCTCACCCTCGCCCTCGGCATTGGCGTCAACACCAGCCTCTTCACCGGCTTCAACGCGATGGTCTTTCGATCCTGGGACGTCCGCGATCCAGGCCGCGTGGCAGGAGTCTTTACGGTGCACAAGACACCTTCGGGCGAAATCCGGTATCGCGGCATGTCCTACCCGGAATTCACGATCCTGCGTGACCAGACGAAGCAAATGGCGGGGCTGGTAGCGCTAAGCAACGGCGGCCCGCAGATGCGGACCGACCCCGGAGCCTCTTCGCGCCTCAGCATCAACTACGTCTCAGGCGACTACTTCCAGGTGCTCGGCATCGATGCTGCCTGGGGCCGTACCTTCACGCGGGAAGAAGACCAACTCGCCGATCCCAGTGCCGTCCTGGTGCTCAGCCATGCGGTCTGGGTGAGCCAGTTTGGTTCGGATCGCTCAATCGTCGGCCGGACAATCTCGCTCAACTACAAACCGTTCGTCGTGCTGGGAGTCCTCCCGGAAAACTTCAAAGGCACCGACATGGTCGGCCCAGACCTCTGGACGCCTTTGGCAGCCATCAAGATCCTGCAGCCCCGCAGCACCGAACTCAGTAGCGTCGACCAATGCTGCATGGCTGTCTTCGGCCGCCTTGCCCCGAATGTGGACCGCGCCCAGGCGCACGACGAACTCACTGCCATCCAGCGTCAGGCCGCTGAACGATTCAACCGCCCGGCCAACGAGATCTTCCTCACCAGGGCAAGCATCGTCGTTACGCCCGAGCGCCAGAAGAAGATCATGCCCGGCCTGCTGCTGCTCTTCCTGGCCGTCAGCCTGGTGCTGCTCATCGCCTGCGCGAATGTCGCCAATCTCCTGCTCGCTCGCGGCGCAGCCCGCCGGCACGAAATCGGCGTCCGCCTCTCCCTCGGAGCCAGCCGCCTCCGCATCATCCGCCAACTGCTCACGGAGAGCCTCTCCCTCGGCCTGCTCGGGGGCGCCATCGGCATCGGCATCAGCTTCGTCCTGCCCGGCTTCGTACTCAACCGTCTCGCCGACGAACCCCTCACCCTCGACCTTCAACCCGACTACCGCGTCCTGCTCTACACTCTCCTCATCTCGATTCTCGCCAGCGTTGCCTGCGGCCTCATCCCGGCCTTCCACACCACCCGCACCGACCTCCACGCCACTATGAAAGGCGCCGGCGGCAAGACAGGCCGGCCCTCATGGTTGAGAACCTCCCTGCTCGGCGCACAGGTCGCCTTTAGCCTCGTCCTGTTGGCCTCCACCGGACTCCTGGTCCGCGGCCTGCAACGCGCCGCCCGCATCGATCCCGGATTTGATACCCGCGGCGTGGTCCTAATGGCACTCGACCTGGGCCTGCTTGACTACGACGCCGCACGCGCCCAGGACTTCCTCCGCCGCCTCACAGCCCGTGTCTCCGCGCTGCCCGGAGTCACCTCTGTTTCCACCGCCGTCATCGCACCTTTGGGCAACGCCAGAATGCGCACCAGCGTCGCCGTCAATGGACAGGAGGCGTTGGCCAAAAACGGACTCAACAACGTCACCTTCAACGAAGTGTCCCCCGGTTTTCTCGAGACACTGCGCATCCCCCTCATGCAGGGACGCTCCTTTCAGGCTCAGGATCAGGGCCGCAAAGTCGCCATCATCAATCAGGCCATGGCTCAGCGCTTCTGGCCCGGCCTCAATCCGGTGGGCCGGACTTTCACTTCGGACCTCGCCTATGAAGTCATCGGAGTTAGTCGAAATGCCCAGGAAACACAACTGGGCAGGGTGACCGAGCCTTACTACTACTCCCTCTCCGACGGCTCGTCCAGCAGCCAGCTCGTCATTCGTTTCCAGGACACCCAGAACGCGCCCCTATCCGAGCTGACCGCCCTGCCCACCCAGTTCGATCAGGCCGTCCGTCCCCGCTTGCGACTCATGGAGGACTCCATCCAATCGCAGCTTCACGGCGCACGCATGGCCACTTCCATTGGCGGCAGCCTGGGCTTCCTCGCCCTCCTTCTCGCCTGCGTCGGGATCTACGGCGTCACGTCCTTCGTCGTCCAGCAACGTTTCCGCGAAATCGGCATCCGCATGGCACTCGGAGCACAGCGTCGGGACGTCCTACTTCTTCTGCTCCGCCAGAGTCTCCGCGTTGTCGTGGCGGGTTCCCTCATCGGCATGGCCGCCTCCGTAGCCGCCGCTTCCGCTTTGAGGGAGTTCCTCTATGGGCTTAGTCCGCTCGACCCGGCAGCCCACCTCGCGATGACCGCCATCCTGCTGTGCGCAGCCCTGCTGGCCACATTCCTCCCTGCCCGCCGCGCCACCACCATTCAACCCGTCGTTGTGCTCCGTCAGGAGTAATCTACAGCCCGGCCAGAGTCCACGGCTTGCGGTACTCGCGGCGCAGCATCTCGTTAGCCTTCGCGCTGTTCTTGAACTGTTCTTTCGCGCCGTCCCACTGCAGCTTCTCGCCCGTACGCAGCGCAATGTTGCCGATCAGACACGTCGCCGTGCTGTGGTGCCCGATCTCGATGTCGCCCACCGGCTTCTCGCGTGTCTTCAGGCAATCGACGAAGTTCCGCACATGCGGCTGATGCTGGAACGACGTGGTCGCCCGCTCCGCCGTCGTCAGACCCGTGAAGAACTGACCCAGCCCGTTCAGGTCGTCGTATGCCTCCCGCGACCCCTGCGTCACCTTCTCCGAGTGCATCTCCATCTGTGGGATGATCTCGTACCCGGCCCGGTCGATGAACAGCGTCCCCTTCGTCCCCTGCAGCATGATGCCGTAGCTGCCGAAGCTCTTGTTGCCGGGATGCCCGTTCGGTCCGAAGCTGTTGTGGACCAGCGTGGAGTACCGCACCAGCAGGTTGCCCGGGTACTCCCAGACCACCTCCTGCGTGTCCGCGCAGTCGCGGCAGTCGTCGTAAAACCACTTGCCGCCCGAGCTCATCACGGTCAGCGGCGTATCCACGTCCAAAGCCCAATGCACGATATCGATCAGGTGGACGCACCAGTTCGTCAGTTCCCCGCCCGCGTAGTCCCAGAACGCCCGGAAATTCCGCCGCGCCGGATTGTACGGAATTTTCGGCGCCGGACCCAGCCACAGATCCCAGTCCAGCCCCTCCGGCACAGGAGCATCCGCCGGATGCCCCATGCCCTTGTTCGAAGCCGAGAACCCGTGATTCCAGCACTGCGCGAAATGGACCTTGCCGATCCGCCCTTCTTTCACAGCCGCCACGGCCCTCTGGAAGTGCGCGCCCGACCTTTGCTGGATGCCCACCTGCATCACCCGCTTGTGCCGCCGCGCCGCCTCCACCATCAGCCGCCCTTCCCGCACGTTGTGCGAAATGGGCTTCTCCACATAGACATCCTTCCCGGCCTCACAGGCCTGGATCGCGATGAGTGGATGCCAGTGGTCCGGAGTGGCCACCACCACGGCATCCACATCCTTGCGCTCCAGAATGCGCCGGTAGTCGTTGTAGATGTCCGCCTTCCCGGTTAGCATCTTCGCGGCGGTCTCGGCATTCGGCCGGTACACATCGCAAAGCGCCCGGATCTCCACCTCTGGCTGCTTCTGGAAATCGGCCAGATCGCTGCGGCCCATGCCGCCGCAGCCGATCACCGCCACGCCGATCTTGTCGTTGGCCGCCACCGCCTCGGTTGTCGCCGCGGCCGCCACGGCCGGAGTCGCCAGGAAGGTTCTTCTGTTCATCGTTACCAGCCCACCGGCTTTCCTTTGTTCTGTTCGATCAGCCACTTCTCCAGCGGAGCGAAATACGCCCGCACCGCGTTGCCATCCATCTGACGCGTTCCGGTGAGCTTCTCCAGCGCATCCGGCCACGGCTTACTGATGCCCAGTTCCAGTCCTTCCGCCAACCGCTTGCCCGCGTCCTTGTTCCCATAAATCGAGCAGCGGTTCACCGGATCCTTGCAGCCCGACGTCTCGCTCAGCGCCTTGTGGAACTGGAACTGCAGAATGTGCGCCAGGAAATACCGCGTGTAGGGCACGTTCGCCGGCACATGATACTTCGCGCCGGCATCGAAGAACTCTTCGCCACGCGCCGAAGCCGGCGCCACGCCCTGGTACTTTTGCCTCAGCTCCCACCACGCCTGGTTGTACTTGTCCGGCGGCACCTGCCCCGAGTACACCTTCCAGCGCCATTGATCGATCAGCAGCCCGAACGGCAGGAATGCAACCTTGTCCAAAGCCTTCTGCAGCAGCAGCCCGATGTCCTTCGAAGCATCCGGAGCCTTGTTGATCAGCCCCAGCTTGATCAGGTAATCCGGAGTCAGCGACAGCGCAATCGTGTCGCCGATCGCTTCGTGGAACCCGTCGTTGGCGGAATTGCGGAACAGGAACGGCTGCTTGTTGTAAGCCCGCTGGTAGAAGTTGTGGCCCAGTTCGTGGTGAATGACCCCGAAATCCTCTTCCGTAATGTCGATGCACATCTTCACGCGCAGATCGTTGTCGTTGTCCACGTCCCACGCACTGGCATGGCAAACCACATCCCTGTCCCGTGGACGCACAAACAGCGACCGCTCCCAGAACGTTGGCGGCAGCGGCGCGAATCCGAGCGAGGTGAAGAACCCTTCGCCGTACTTCACCATCTGCTGGGCGTCGGTCTTCTTGGTCTTCAGAATCGCGGTCAGATCGTACCCGACATCCGCGTCCTTCGGAGCCAGCAGCGGATACACGTTGTTCCATTGCTGCGCCCAGATATTGCCCAGCAGATGAGCCGGAATCGGCCCTCTTTCCGGCACCGCGTCCTTGCCGTACTTCTCGCGCAGCTTCCAGCGCGTGTAGGCGTGCAGTTGCAGATACAGCGGCTTCACCTGCTCCCACAGGCGGTCCAGCTCTTTCGCGAACTCATCCGGCGGCATGTCGTACTGCGAACGCCACAGGGCACCGGTGTCGGCAAACCCAATCTCTTTCGAGCCCTTATTCGCCAGCTCCACCAGCCGTACGAAGTCCTTCTTCATCGGCGGAGAGATGCTATGCCAGCCCGTCCATGCATCCAGCAACTGCTTCGGATCCCGGCTCGTCGCCATGATCTTCGTGATGTCGTCGATGGTCATGCACTTCGACTGGTCGCCGCCCGGGCAGTACTTGCCCTTGCCGTAGGTGGCGTCCAGCGACGCGGCCAGCTTCGCCGTCTCGGCCGCTTCCTTCGGATCCGCCGGCGCCGGCAGCGTCAGCGACAGCTTCAACAGCAGCAGCTTCCGCCGCAGCACATCATCCACTTTGACGGCATCAAACTTGGCAGCCTCTTTCGCGTACTGCACCGCCAGCGTGGTCAGGCGTTCGCTCGCCTTGGCGTTGATGGCCTCTGTATCCTGCGTGATGAAATTCTGCTGCACCCACTGGGCCTGGCCGGCCTCATTCGTGGCGGCGAACAGCTTCGCTTCCGCATCATCGACAAACTTCTTGGCGTCCTCGGCCGTCGGCTGGTTGCCGCAGGCGGCGAGAAGCAAGGCAACTGGAACAAGCGCAATTCGGCGATCCATGTTGGGTAGTGTATTCCACTCCACAGGTGGACCGTGCAAATCCCTTGACTCCCGTCCCGATTTCCTGTAAGTTCTGTTTAGACAGAACTTTCTGTATGGAAAAGCTAAGCCCAACCTCGGAACGCTTCATCCTCCACTGGGGCGAACTCGGCACCCGCTGGGGCCTCAACCGCACTGTCGCCCAGATCCACGCCCTGCTTTACATCTCGCCGCAGCCCCTGCCGGCCGACGAGATCGCCCGCCTGCTCTCCGTCGCCCGGTCCAACGTCAGCAACAGCCTGCGCGAGCTCCAGGGCTGGGGCATCGTCAAGGTCGTCCATGTCCTGGGCGACCGCCGCGACCACTTCGAATCCCTCAAGGACGTCTGGGAGCTCTTCTACGTCATCCTCGACGAGCGCAAGCGCCGCGAGATCGACCCGACCCTGGCCCTCCTCAAGGAATGCGCCATGGCCGCCGGCGAGAGCACGCCCGAAGACCGCGAAGCCCGCAAGCGCATCCGCGAAATGCTCAACTTCTTCGAGGAGACCAGCTCCCTCTACGACGAGTTCCGCCGCCTGCCCGGCGGAGCCCTGCGCCAGCTCCTGCGCTTCAAAGGCCAGCTCCGGCGCCTCTTCTCCACCGCATCCTGAAACGCATCCCAATCGCCGGGAGGGCGGACCCCCAGGTCCGCGCGGGGTCCCCTGACCCCGCCTCTTCGGCTAACTCAACCAACCCCACCGCCCCAGGAGGACCCATGTGGCGTAGCACTGCCCTGACCACTCTTTTCGCCGTAGCCGCTTCGGCGTTCATCGCCACGACGTTGCAGTCCTACGCCCTGGCGCTTTTCGTCGCTCTGCCCGTCTGCATCGGCCTCCTCGGTGGCCTACTGGCAAACACGCTTGATCCAAGCCGTCGAGGCAGGACCGCATCGTCCCTTGCCCTACTAGCTTGCGGCCTCATCCTGGTCGCAATACGCATCGAAGGAGCCATCTGCCTCCTGATGGCCCTACCCATCGTCGTTCCACTGACACTACTGGGCACCGAATTGAGTAAGACCTTTAGTAACCCCAGGAAGGCAATCGCCCCGGCCCTGCTCCTGGCCCCCCTTCTCAGCGGCATGGAACCTCACCTCCCCATCCGCCCCGCCCTCCGCTCCGTCGAAACCGTAGTCGACATCCAGGCCCCGCCCGAAACCGTCTGGCGGCATGTCATCGAGTTCCCCGACCTCCCACAACCCCGCGAATGGTACTTCCAGGCCGGCATTGCCTACCCCATCCGAGCCCGCATCGAAGGCCGCGGCCCCGGTGCCACGCGCTACTGCGAGTTCTCCACCGGACCCTTCGTCGAACCCATCACCACCTGGGACGAACCCAAACTGCTCGCCTTCCGGGTCACCAGCAATCCCGAGCCCATGCGCGAGCTCTCCCCCTACGACATCCATCCCGCCCACCTGCGCGGCTGGTTCGACTCCAAGCGTGGCCAGTTCCGCCTCGAGCCCCTGCCCAACGGCGGCACTCGCCTGCACGGCACCACCTGGTACACCCAGCGCCTCCAGCCCGAACCCTACTGGTCCATGTGGACAGACGCCATCATCCACCGCATCCACCAGCGGGTTCTCGATCACATTCGCGCTGTATCAGAGGGAGATCGTCAGGGCAGGTCGTCGATCGACTTGGGCCAGTCGGATCCAAGCAGCCGCGACAACGACCGGTCCGCCAGCAGCCGCCCGCCGGTCTGGCAGCGCGGACAGTAGTTGGTCTCGTTCGACGCGTAGCGGATCCGCTGCACCGTCGTGCCGCACTCCGGGCAAGGCTTCTTGAACTTGCCATGCACGGCCATCTCTTCGCGGAACGCCGTCACCTTCTCAGGAAACCCGGTGCCCGCCTCGGCCCGCAGCCGGTCGGTCCACCAGACGAGCGTCGCCTTCGTCGCGTCGTACAGTCGCTCCAGGTCGGCGTCGCTCAGCTTTTGCGACAGCGCCACCGGCGACAGCCGCGCCTTCTGCAGGATCTCATCGGAGTACGCGTTGCCGATCCCGCTGAACAGATGCGGATCGGTCAACGACCGCTTCAAGGTGTGATTCTCGCGCCGCAGCGCGGCCATGAACTCGGCCAGCGTGCATTCCAGCGGCTCCAGCCCGCCCGGATCCAGCGCTCGCACGCCTTCCTCGCCCTGCGCCATATGCAGCGACGCCCGGTGCTGCGTACCCGCCTCGGTGAGGTTCAACGTGCCGCTGGAGAACACAAACGACGCCAGCACCTTGCCCGCTTTGCGTTGCCAGTGCAGCCGCCCGGCGATCATCAGGTGCAGTACCATCCAAACGTCGTTCTCGAAGCCGAACGCAATGCGCTTGCCCACCCGCCGCAGCCGCCGCACCACCTGCCCCTCGGCAGCCTTCACAGGAGGCGTGACGGTCCTCAACAAAAAGGGGGTCTTGAACTCCACCCGCTCCAACCGTTCATTCAGGACCCGCGCTTCCAGCGCCTCGATATAGACCTGAATGTCCGGCAGTTCAGGCATGGCGTTTCGTTTCTCGCAACCACGGCACCAGGGCCGAAGGCCGGTCCGTCTGAATCCCGGTCACACCCTTGTCGATCGCGTCCTGCCAGAACTCCGGCAAGTCGGTCTTGCCCTGGCGGTCCAGAAACACATCACACCCGGCC is a genomic window containing:
- a CDS encoding Gfo/Idh/MocA family oxidoreductase, with translation MNRRTFLATPAVAAAATTEAVAANDKIGVAVIGCGGMGRSDLADFQKQPEVEIRALCDVYRPNAETAAKMLTGKADIYNDYRRILERKDVDAVVVATPDHWHPLIAIQACEAGKDVYVEKPISHNVREGRLMVEAARRHKRVMQVGIQQRSGAHFQRAVAAVKEGRIGKVHFAQCWNHGFSASNKGMGHPADAPVPEGLDWDLWLGPAPKIPYNPARRNFRAFWDYAGGELTNWCVHLIDIVHWALDVDTPLTVMSSGGKWFYDDCRDCADTQEVVWEYPGNLLVRYSTLVHNSFGPNGHPGNKSFGSYGIMLQGTKGTLFIDRAGYEIIPQMEMHSEKVTQGSREAYDDLNGLGQFFTGLTTAERATTSFQHQPHVRNFVDCLKTREKPVGDIEIGHHSTATCLIGNIALRTGEKLQWDGAKEQFKNSAKANEMLRREYRKPWTLAGL
- a CDS encoding SRPBCC family protein; amino-acid sequence: MWRSTALTTLFAVAASAFIATTLQSYALALFVALPVCIGLLGGLLANTLDPSRRGRTASSLALLACGLILVAIRIEGAICLLMALPIVVPLTLLGTELSKTFSNPRKAIAPALLLAPLLSGMEPHLPIRPALRSVETVVDIQAPPETVWRHVIEFPDLPQPREWYFQAGIAYPIRARIEGRGPGATRYCEFSTGPFVEPITTWDEPKLLAFRVTSNPEPMRELSPYDIHPAHLRGWFDSKRGQFRLEPLPNGGTRLHGTTWYTQRLQPEPYWSMWTDAIIHRIHQRVLDHIRAVSEGDRQGRSSIDLGQSDPSSRDNDRSASSRPPVWQRGQ
- a CDS encoding DNA-formamidopyrimidine glycosylase family protein; the encoded protein is MPELPDIQVYIEALEARVLNERLERVEFKTPFLLRTVTPPVKAAEGQVVRRLRRVGKRIAFGFENDVWMVLHLMIAGRLHWQRKAGKVLASFVFSSGTLNLTEAGTQHRASLHMAQGEEGVRALDPGGLEPLECTLAEFMAALRRENHTLKRSLTDPHLFSGIGNAYSDEILQKARLSPVALSQKLSDADLERLYDATKATLVWWTDRLRAEAGTGFPEKVTAFREEMAVHGKFKKPCPECGTTVQRIRYASNETNYCPRCQTGGRLLADRSLSRLLGSDWPKSIDDLP
- a CDS encoding M2 family metallopeptidase; the protein is MDRRIALVPVALLLAACGNQPTAEDAKKFVDDAEAKLFAATNEAGQAQWVQQNFITQDTEAINAKASERLTTLAVQYAKEAAKFDAVKVDDVLRRKLLLLKLSLTLPAPADPKEAAETAKLAASLDATYGKGKYCPGGDQSKCMTIDDITKIMATSRDPKQLLDAWTGWHSISPPMKKDFVRLVELANKGSKEIGFADTGALWRSQYDMPPDEFAKELDRLWEQVKPLYLQLHAYTRWKLREKYGKDAVPERGPIPAHLLGNIWAQQWNNVYPLLAPKDADVGYDLTAILKTKKTDAQQMVKYGEGFFTSLGFAPLPPTFWERSLFVRPRDRDVVCHASAWDVDNDNDLRVKMCIDITEEDFGVIHHELGHNFYQRAYNKQPFLFRNSANDGFHEAIGDTIALSLTPDYLIKLGLINKAPDASKDIGLLLQKALDKVAFLPFGLLIDQWRWKVYSGQVPPDKYNQAWWELRQKYQGVAPASARGEEFFDAGAKYHVPANVPYTRYFLAHILQFQFHKALSETSGCKDPVNRCSIYGNKDAGKRLAEGLELGISKPWPDALEKLTGTRQMDGNAVRAYFAPLEKWLIEQNKGKPVGW
- a CDS encoding MarR family transcriptional regulator; this translates as MEKLSPTSERFILHWGELGTRWGLNRTVAQIHALLYISPQPLPADEIARLLSVARSNVSNSLRELQGWGIVKVVHVLGDRRDHFESLKDVWELFYVILDERKRREIDPTLALLKECAMAAGESTPEDREARKRIREMLNFFEETSSLYDEFRRLPGGALRQLLRFKGQLRRLFSTAS